From the Thermovirga lienii DSM 17291 genome, one window contains:
- a CDS encoding 2-C-methyl-D-erythritol 2,4-cyclodiphosphate synthase (PFAM: YgbB family; Uncharacterized protein family UPF0007~TIGRFAM: 2-C-methyl-D-erythritol 4-phosphate cytidylyltransferase; 2-C-methyl-D-erythritol 2,4-cyclodiphosphate synthase~COGs: COG0245 2C-methyl-D-erythritol 2 4-cyclodiphosphate synthase~InterPro IPR020555: IPR003526: IPR001228~KEGG: tai:Taci_1001 2C-methyl-D-erythritol 2,4-cyclodiphosphate synthase~PFAM: MECDP-synthase; 4-diphosphocytidyl-2C-methyl-D-erythritol synthase~SPTR: 2C-methyl-D-erythritol 2,4-cyclodiphosphate synthase;~TIGRFAM: 2C-methyl-D-erythritol 2,4-cyclodiphosphate synthase), translating into MKKWSFIVLIGGKGNRLGGTPKQYRMLCGKPLWVWSFDLAKNLVSMNEVDEVIVVAPTEDVDLLRQKLACYSWVKVVSGGKTRHDSVVSGLKAAKGDYVFVHDGARPFADLAMCLRLKEEAILSGAAVPVLEVVDALKKQEGEILVTVPRENFLLAQTPQVYPRDLLLKVMEEASNKVRDESEAWSQAGFPVGLVKGNVQNMKVTFLEDWEFAKMIGSYYQCVERCGVGYDTHPLEPGRPLVLGGVKIPSTLGSVGHSDGDALCHAISDAILGACGEPDIGLLFPASDAKYKGANSLTLLKEVVSRVQEKGWQVLWVDSVIILQYPRLAPFINEIKRSLGKVLCDPRGNGIVNVKAKSAEHIDSAGSGMAVHCHAVAMLRRISD; encoded by the coding sequence TTGAAAAAGTGGTCCTTTATTGTATTGATAGGGGGAAAGGGAAACCGATTGGGAGGAACTCCCAAACAGTACAGGATGCTATGTGGGAAACCCCTTTGGGTCTGGAGTTTCGACCTTGCGAAGAACCTTGTCTCAATGAACGAGGTAGACGAGGTTATTGTAGTTGCCCCTACAGAGGATGTTGACCTCTTAAGACAGAAACTAGCATGTTATTCATGGGTAAAAGTTGTCTCTGGAGGAAAGACCAGACATGATTCAGTTGTTTCAGGATTGAAAGCAGCAAAAGGTGACTACGTGTTTGTGCACGATGGGGCTAGGCCTTTTGCAGATTTGGCCATGTGCTTGAGACTTAAAGAGGAAGCCATCTTAAGTGGGGCAGCAGTACCAGTTTTGGAAGTTGTAGATGCGTTGAAGAAACAAGAAGGAGAGATCTTAGTTACCGTTCCGAGGGAGAATTTCCTCCTGGCCCAAACACCGCAAGTGTATCCGCGAGATTTGCTCTTGAAAGTTATGGAAGAGGCGAGTAACAAAGTAAGGGATGAGTCAGAGGCATGGAGTCAGGCAGGTTTCCCGGTTGGTCTTGTGAAGGGCAACGTTCAAAATATGAAGGTTACCTTTTTGGAGGATTGGGAATTTGCAAAAATGATTGGTAGCTATTATCAATGTGTTGAGCGATGTGGGGTCGGCTACGATACTCATCCTCTGGAGCCGGGGAGGCCCCTGGTGTTGGGAGGGGTTAAGATACCTTCGACCTTGGGGTCTGTGGGGCATTCTGATGGAGATGCTTTGTGTCATGCTATATCAGATGCTATATTAGGGGCCTGCGGTGAACCAGATATCGGTTTGCTTTTTCCAGCTTCCGATGCCAAGTACAAAGGTGCCAATAGCTTGACTCTGCTGAAGGAAGTTGTTAGTAGGGTGCAAGAAAAAGGTTGGCAAGTGCTTTGGGTAGACTCAGTAATAATTCTCCAATATCCCAGGTTGGCTCCTTTCATTAACGAAATTAAAAGATCCCTGGGAAAGGTTTTATGCGATCCAAGAGGTAACGGAATAGTGAACGTGAAAGCCAAATCGGCAGAGCATATTGATAGTGCAGGCTCAGGCATGGCCGTCCATTGTCATGCTGTGGCCATGTTGCGGAGAATTTCAGATTAG
- a CDS encoding protein of unknown function DUF448 (PFAM: Protein of unknown function (DUF448)~COGs: COG2740 nucleic-acid-binding protein implicated in transcription termination~InterPro IPR007393~KEGG: aco:Amico_0974 protein of unknown function DUF448~PFAM: protein of unknown function DUF448~SPTR: Ribosomal protein L7Ae family protein): MAGITGNKAGALQKRKRPRTCVGCGAEEGKKKLLRVVRSPEGVVSVDPTGREPGRGAYLCISLECLKLAKKKNAFSRALRVSVPLTFYDEVEAYINAKLSGDENGGKGQRPIDPKLLDMIGLSARAGMLSVGQDQVLQELKKGKHLLVLLTRDCSKNVERAIAGYKERGLCKIIKLDFLDRDVVHTKLNLGKTQILGLPLDSGMAKKIETLVTEGVVNHE, from the coding sequence ATGGCGGGAATTACTGGCAATAAAGCAGGTGCCTTACAAAAAAGGAAAAGACCCAGGACATGTGTGGGGTGCGGAGCCGAGGAGGGCAAAAAAAAATTGCTGCGAGTAGTTCGCTCTCCGGAGGGTGTGGTAAGCGTTGACCCCACAGGGAGGGAGCCTGGAAGAGGTGCTTACTTGTGTATCAGTTTAGAATGTCTTAAATTGGCGAAGAAGAAAAATGCCTTTTCCAGAGCTTTGAGGGTGTCTGTGCCTTTAACCTTTTACGACGAAGTTGAGGCATATATAAATGCAAAGCTGAGTGGAGATGAAAATGGAGGGAAAGGGCAAAGGCCTATAGACCCAAAACTATTAGATATGATCGGTCTTTCCGCAAGGGCAGGAATGCTTTCTGTTGGTCAGGATCAGGTGTTACAGGAACTTAAGAAGGGCAAGCATTTACTTGTTTTGCTAACAAGAGACTGTTCTAAGAATGTTGAGAGAGCTATAGCTGGGTATAAGGAAAGAGGTCTCTGTAAGATTATAAAATTGGACTTTCTTGACAGAGACGTTGTCCACACGAAGCTTAATCTTGGGAAAACCCAGATTTTAGGGCTTCCTCTTGACAGCGGAATGGCTAAAAAAATTGAAACGCTCGTGACAGAGGGGGTTGTGAATCATGAGTAA
- a CDS encoding protein of unknown function DUF150 (PFAM: Uncharacterised BCR, YhbC family COG0779~InterPro IPR020790: IPR003728~KEGG: pen:PSEEN0793 hypothetical protein~PFAM: protein of unknown function DUF150~SPTR: Ribosome maturation factor rimP), whose translation MDILKDTFTRERIKDIVESLGYEFVGVEFVVESGRTIMRVYIDSIGGILISDCEKVSKKIDALLNEHDEKIPQNFYLEVSSPGMERPLFEIKDYIRFKGKKVKVKLKTPLEGRKNFKAFIEDVEGDKVFFRTPEGEVFSVPVSSVFKCNIIPEELEQFGHKEKQTRDDRKRRKK comes from the coding sequence ATGGATATTTTGAAAGATACGTTCACTAGGGAGAGAATAAAAGATATAGTCGAAAGTTTAGGGTACGAGTTTGTTGGAGTAGAATTCGTTGTTGAGAGCGGACGTACCATAATGCGGGTCTACATAGACTCTATAGGAGGAATTTTGATATCAGACTGTGAGAAGGTATCAAAAAAGATAGATGCTCTGCTTAATGAGCATGACGAAAAGATCCCCCAAAATTTTTATTTAGAGGTAAGTTCGCCAGGCATGGAGAGGCCTTTGTTCGAGATAAAAGATTACATTAGGTTTAAGGGTAAAAAGGTAAAAGTAAAATTAAAAACCCCCTTAGAGGGAAGAAAGAATTTCAAAGCTTTTATAGAGGACGTTGAGGGGGATAAGGTGTTTTTTAGAACACCCGAAGGAGAAGTTTTCAGTGTTCCTGTATCTTCTGTGTTCAAATGTAACATCATACCCGAGGAACTTGAACAATTCGGGCATAAAGAAAAACAAACCAGGGATGATAGAAAAAGGAGGAAAAAATGA
- a CDS encoding translation initiation factor IF-2 (PFAM: Elongation factor Tu domain 2; Translation-initiation factor 2; Translation initiation factor IF-2, N-terminal region; Elongation factor Tu GTP binding domain~TIGRFAM: small GTP-binding protein domain; translation initiation factor IF-2~COGs: COG0532 Translation initiation factor 2 (IF-2; GTPase)~InterProIPR018247: IPR000178: IPR005225: IPR006847: IPR 000795: IPR004161~KEGG: tai:Taci_0993 translation initiation factor IF-2~PFAM: protein synthesis factor GTP-binding; translation initiation factor IF-2 domain-containing protein; elongation factor Tu domain 2 protein~SPTR: Translation initiation factor IF-2;~TIGRFAM: translation initiation factor IF-2; small GTP-binding protein), with translation MSKIRVYELAKMLGLSNKDLMQILEDLGVDVKTHMSSIDAETAQIIEESLGEPKTKDKPSDVKEKGKKVVNVPPGSSVSDVANLLGIKPADAVKALLEAGKMIPAGATANREILDILSEVFNAEFVVADSAQEEQEKDKAKSQQRKKPEGKNLQPRAPIVTVMGHVDHGKTSLLDYVRKTKVTEREAGGITQHIGASTLEYNGRKIVFLDTPGHEAFTSMRARGAQVTDIVILVVAADDGVMPQTVEALNHAKASGVPIVVAVNKIDKPEARPDRVRQQLSEHGLIPEEWGGDTIFVDISAKTGVGIDQLLEMVLLVADMHELKADPTVDPRGVIIEAKLDRGKGPVATVIVQEGTLRVGNIVVSESSWGKVRAMIDDRGRNLKEAGPSTAVEILGFNDVPSPGETFKVVGSEKEARTLIDKIKQEEKLAASKTERHMTLEELYGKMAEGETPTLRLVLKCDVQGSLEALKGSLKKLETDEVEIQFIHEGVGRISESDVMLASASDAIIIGFNVRPDSKAKKLAEAEGIQIRLYDVIYDLIDDVKSALEGMLAPTLKERTLGQAEIRAVFKVPKVGKVAGCYVLEGVIRRNAKVRLIRDGIVIWNGSLDTLKRFKDDVREVAAGYECGMSFTNFQDFNEGDIVEAYEIVEEKRTLE, from the coding sequence ATGAGTAAAATTCGAGTATACGAATTGGCAAAGATGTTAGGCTTATCCAATAAGGATTTGATGCAGATATTGGAAGATTTGGGAGTGGATGTAAAAACCCATATGAGCTCCATAGATGCAGAGACAGCTCAAATAATAGAGGAGTCTCTTGGGGAGCCCAAGACGAAAGATAAACCTTCTGATGTCAAGGAGAAAGGAAAAAAGGTTGTAAATGTTCCCCCTGGATCAAGCGTTTCAGATGTAGCTAACCTTTTAGGGATAAAGCCGGCGGATGCGGTAAAAGCATTGTTGGAAGCAGGTAAAATGATTCCTGCTGGAGCAACGGCAAATAGGGAGATATTGGACATTTTATCAGAGGTGTTTAACGCAGAATTTGTAGTAGCAGATTCCGCGCAGGAGGAACAGGAAAAGGATAAGGCCAAATCTCAGCAGAGGAAGAAACCCGAAGGTAAGAATCTGCAACCTAGGGCTCCTATCGTAACGGTGATGGGGCACGTGGATCACGGCAAGACCTCCCTTTTGGATTACGTTAGAAAGACTAAAGTAACGGAGCGCGAAGCCGGAGGAATAACGCAGCACATAGGAGCCTCTACTCTTGAATATAACGGCAGGAAAATAGTGTTTCTAGATACTCCGGGACATGAAGCGTTTACTTCTATGCGTGCGCGTGGAGCCCAGGTTACTGATATCGTTATTTTGGTGGTTGCAGCTGATGATGGGGTAATGCCTCAGACTGTAGAAGCGTTGAACCATGCCAAAGCCTCAGGGGTTCCCATAGTCGTTGCTGTAAACAAAATAGACAAACCTGAAGCGAGGCCAGACAGAGTAAGACAACAACTTTCTGAGCACGGCTTGATCCCCGAGGAATGGGGCGGGGATACTATATTCGTTGATATCTCCGCAAAGACCGGGGTCGGAATAGACCAACTTCTTGAGATGGTGCTACTGGTGGCAGATATGCATGAATTGAAGGCGGACCCGACAGTTGACCCTCGAGGAGTCATTATCGAAGCCAAGCTAGATAGAGGTAAAGGGCCTGTTGCTACAGTGATAGTTCAAGAGGGCACTTTGAGGGTAGGCAATATAGTGGTTTCAGAGAGTTCCTGGGGCAAGGTTAGGGCGATGATAGATGATAGGGGACGTAACTTGAAAGAGGCTGGCCCCAGTACGGCTGTGGAGATTTTGGGATTCAATGATGTTCCTTCTCCGGGGGAGACCTTTAAAGTCGTAGGCTCGGAGAAAGAAGCAAGAACATTGATAGATAAAATAAAACAAGAAGAAAAGCTAGCTGCCTCAAAGACCGAAAGGCATATGACACTAGAGGAGTTATATGGGAAGATGGCTGAAGGAGAGACTCCAACCCTCCGTCTCGTACTGAAGTGCGACGTGCAAGGATCTTTGGAGGCTCTAAAGGGCTCCCTCAAAAAACTTGAAACTGATGAAGTGGAGATTCAATTTATCCATGAGGGTGTAGGTAGAATTTCAGAATCCGATGTGATGCTGGCTTCTGCGTCAGACGCAATAATAATTGGATTTAACGTCAGGCCTGATTCGAAGGCCAAAAAGTTGGCAGAAGCTGAAGGTATTCAGATTAGGTTGTACGACGTAATATACGATCTTATCGATGATGTAAAATCGGCTTTGGAAGGAATGCTTGCTCCTACGTTGAAGGAGAGGACCTTGGGACAAGCGGAGATAAGAGCCGTGTTCAAGGTACCAAAAGTTGGCAAGGTTGCCGGATGCTACGTACTGGAAGGTGTTATAAGAAGGAACGCTAAGGTTCGCCTGATAAGAGATGGTATAGTTATTTGGAATGGGTCTTTGGACACTCTAAAAAGGTTTAAGGATGACGTAAGGGAAGTTGCTGCTGGTTATGAATGTGGCATGAGTTTCACCAACTTCCAAGACTTCAACGAAGGCGATATCGTAGAAGCTTACGAAATAGTCGAAGAGAAAAGGACGCTGGAGTAG
- a CDS encoding NusA antitermination factor (PFAM: NusA N-terminal domain; S1 RNA binding domain~TIGRFAM: transcription termination factor NusA~COGs: COG0195 Transcription elongation factor~InterProIPR004087: IPR010213: IPR013735: IPR003029: IPR 004088~KEGG: tai:Taci_0996 NusA antitermination factor~PFAM: NusA domain-containing protein; RNA binding S1 domain protein~SPTR: NusA antitermination factor;~TIGRFAM: transcription termination factor NusA) gives MMQLGRDFARALRQITQERNLPMEIISSGLEAAMVHAYRKFKNGNQNVEVYLDLEHGEMSICEVRKVVEEIENPDTEITLKEAIEKGFNDVEIGDIIRIEVNPEDFGRIAAQTARQVIIQRLKDAERQVIYEEFADKIGGLVTGTIFKAENDYVLVRLNDRTEALLPREEKIVGEEYNLGDRMKFYLLEVRQTSKGPKIIVSRSHPGLLRKLLELEVPEIQDGVIEIRGIVREAGARSKVAVSSLDANVEPVGACVGPNGSRIKSISNTLGGERIDIVVYSSDPLQFIRNALSPAKVVKMEPVLEQERTVKVYVRPDQLSLAIGKAGQNVRLAARLTGWKIDIKTIEPDRLPTLQDLFEDIVTKEDD, from the coding sequence ATGATGCAATTAGGGCGTGATTTTGCTCGCGCTTTACGACAGATTACTCAAGAAAGAAATCTCCCAATGGAGATAATATCTTCAGGGTTAGAGGCAGCGATGGTTCATGCTTACAGGAAGTTCAAAAACGGCAACCAGAATGTGGAGGTCTATCTTGACCTGGAGCATGGCGAGATGAGCATTTGCGAGGTAAGAAAAGTCGTAGAGGAAATTGAGAATCCTGATACCGAAATTACTTTGAAAGAAGCCATCGAGAAGGGTTTTAATGATGTAGAGATAGGGGATATTATACGAATCGAGGTCAACCCTGAAGATTTTGGGCGTATAGCCGCCCAGACAGCCAGGCAAGTGATAATTCAAAGGCTTAAAGATGCGGAAAGGCAGGTAATATACGAGGAGTTCGCGGACAAGATCGGTGGTTTGGTTACCGGAACCATTTTTAAAGCCGAGAATGATTATGTTTTGGTTAGATTGAATGATAGAACCGAGGCCCTTTTGCCTAGAGAGGAAAAGATAGTAGGAGAAGAGTATAATCTGGGAGACCGGATGAAGTTTTATCTTTTGGAGGTAAGGCAGACATCCAAAGGGCCAAAGATAATAGTATCCAGAAGCCATCCCGGATTGTTGCGGAAGCTATTGGAGCTTGAGGTGCCTGAAATTCAGGATGGAGTAATAGAAATAAGAGGTATTGTGAGAGAAGCTGGTGCCAGATCCAAGGTTGCTGTGAGTAGCCTGGATGCCAACGTAGAGCCGGTGGGTGCATGTGTTGGTCCTAACGGTTCTCGTATCAAATCCATAAGCAATACCCTTGGTGGGGAGAGGATAGACATTGTGGTGTACAGTAGCGATCCATTGCAATTCATTAGAAATGCTCTCTCTCCAGCGAAGGTAGTTAAGATGGAACCTGTGTTGGAACAGGAAAGGACTGTTAAAGTTTACGTGCGTCCAGACCAGCTTTCTCTAGCCATAGGAAAAGCTGGCCAAAATGTAAGACTGGCAGCCAGGTTAACGGGATGGAAGATAGACATAAAGACTATTGAACCCGATAGACTGCCTACTTTACAGGATCTTTTTGAAGATATTGTCACTAAGGAAGATGATTGA
- a CDS encoding inosine-5'-monophosphate dehydrogenase (PFAM: CBS domain; IMP dehydrogenase / GMP reductase domain~TIGRFAM: inosine-5'-monophosphate dehydrogenase~COGs: COG0516 IMP dehydrogenase/GMP reductase~InterProIPR015875: IPR018529: IPR000644: IPR005990: IPR 001093~KEGG: tai:Taci_0999 inosine-5'-monophosphate dehydrogenase~PFAM: IMP dehydrogenase/GMP reductase; CBS domain containing protein~PRIAM: IMP dehydrogenase~SMART: CBS domain containing protein~SPTR: Inosine-5'-monophosphate dehydrogenase;~TIGRFAM: inosine-5'-monophosphate dehydrogenase) has translation MDCEKLIQAEEGITFDDVLLLPGYSEVLPAEVDLKTYLTPQIKLNIPLCSAAMDTVTEGRLAISLAREGGIGIIHRNMTVEEQVAEIDKVKRSESGVIVDPFYLHPEDSVKDAVSLMEHYHISGVPIVDKDNKLVGIITNRDLRFVTNYDQPIKNVMTKENLITAPVGTTLDGAAEILKKHKVEKLPLVDSNGILKGLITIKDIRKAKDFPNACKDEHGRLRVGAALGVGEGALVRADKFVEAGVDVLVVDTAHGHSKAVIETVRQIRKRHGNIPIIAGNIATGEAAEALIEAGADGVKVGVGPGSICTTRVIAGVGVPQLSAVMRVASVAHKKGKTVIADGGVRFSGDVVKAIAAGADAVMIGSLFAGTDESPGEVTIYRGRSFKSYRGMGSLAVMKDGLSKDRYFQQDAPEEKLVPEGIEGLVPYKGPLSGVVYQLVGGLRSGMGYVGAANINELQQKARFVRVTSAGVKESHPHDVVITKEAPNYWVEA, from the coding sequence ATGGATTGCGAAAAACTTATTCAAGCGGAAGAGGGTATTACTTTTGATGATGTCCTGTTATTGCCAGGTTACAGTGAGGTTTTGCCGGCAGAAGTGGATTTGAAGACATACCTTACCCCTCAGATTAAACTTAACATACCACTGTGCAGTGCAGCGATGGATACGGTGACGGAGGGAAGGCTAGCAATAAGCCTGGCCAGAGAAGGTGGAATAGGTATCATACACAGAAACATGACAGTGGAGGAACAAGTAGCGGAGATAGATAAAGTCAAACGCTCCGAATCAGGGGTCATAGTAGATCCTTTCTATCTTCATCCTGAAGATTCCGTTAAGGATGCTGTATCATTGATGGAACATTATCATATATCTGGTGTCCCAATAGTAGATAAGGATAATAAGCTGGTAGGGATAATCACTAATAGGGACTTGAGGTTCGTTACCAACTATGATCAGCCCATAAAAAATGTTATGACGAAAGAAAACCTAATAACTGCCCCTGTAGGGACAACGCTGGATGGTGCTGCAGAGATACTAAAAAAACACAAAGTAGAAAAACTTCCACTCGTAGATTCCAACGGCATATTAAAGGGATTGATCACCATCAAGGATATAAGAAAAGCTAAAGACTTCCCCAATGCCTGCAAGGATGAACATGGGCGGCTTAGAGTTGGAGCCGCTTTGGGGGTAGGAGAAGGAGCCCTTGTGAGGGCGGATAAGTTTGTAGAGGCTGGAGTAGATGTTCTTGTGGTAGACACGGCCCATGGGCATTCCAAGGCCGTTATAGAGACAGTTAGACAGATTAGGAAAAGGCACGGGAATATACCTATAATTGCAGGTAATATCGCAACAGGAGAGGCAGCTGAAGCTCTCATAGAGGCGGGTGCAGATGGGGTGAAGGTCGGTGTTGGCCCTGGGTCCATATGTACAACCCGTGTTATTGCCGGCGTGGGAGTTCCCCAACTTTCCGCCGTAATGAGAGTGGCGAGTGTAGCTCACAAGAAGGGTAAGACCGTTATAGCGGATGGTGGGGTGCGCTTCTCTGGAGATGTAGTGAAGGCCATAGCTGCAGGTGCGGATGCCGTGATGATAGGCTCGTTGTTTGCCGGAACTGACGAGAGCCCTGGAGAAGTGACTATCTACAGGGGAAGATCCTTTAAGAGTTACAGAGGCATGGGATCCTTGGCTGTGATGAAAGACGGTCTCAGCAAGGATAGGTATTTCCAGCAGGATGCTCCCGAAGAAAAGCTGGTGCCGGAAGGAATAGAGGGATTGGTCCCCTATAAGGGACCTTTAAGCGGTGTCGTGTATCAGCTTGTTGGCGGTTTGCGTTCTGGAATGGGATATGTAGGAGCCGCAAATATCAATGAATTGCAACAGAAGGCACGATTTGTAAGAGTAACATCCGCAGGAGTTAAAGAAAGTCATCCTCATGACGTGGTCATAACCAAAGAGGCTCCTAACTATTGGGTGGAAGCCTAG
- a CDS encoding protein of unknown function DUF503 (PFAM: Protein of unknown function (DUF503)~InterPro IPR007546~KEGG: aco:Amico_0971 protein of unknown function DUF503~PFAM: protein of unknown function DUF503~SPTR: Putative uncharacterized protein), whose product MRMWRSYESPVFGILMLEIKVQGAKSLKDRRQVFRSLQTLLRKRWNVSVTDLGPSGSWSDLAMAVGIVGSSFDSVEDTLSDVMRFLNMKEELSEFSIVRMKREVEKYDVF is encoded by the coding sequence TTGAGAATGTGGAGAAGTTATGAATCTCCAGTATTCGGTATTTTAATGCTCGAAATAAAGGTGCAGGGGGCGAAAAGCTTGAAGGACCGAAGGCAAGTTTTTCGCTCTCTGCAGACTTTATTGCGGAAGCGCTGGAATGTTTCCGTAACCGATCTAGGCCCTTCGGGATCATGGAGCGATTTGGCAATGGCTGTTGGTATTGTGGGCAGTAGTTTTGATAGTGTTGAAGACACCTTGTCAGATGTGATGCGGTTTTTGAACATGAAGGAAGAACTTTCAGAATTTTCCATTGTTCGGATGAAACGAGAGGTAGAGAAATATGACGTCTTTTAG
- a CDS encoding PilT protein domain protein (PFAM: PIN domain~COGs: COG4956 Integral membrane protein (PIN domain superfamily)~InterPro IPR006596: IPR002716~KEGG: aco:Amico_0980 PilT protein domain protein~PFAM: PilT protein domain protein~SMART: Nucleotide binding protein PINc~SPTR: PilT protein domain protein) gives MAKKVRKVLVVFARSLFVFIGAITGYEIAFVLISNKMWPWENVPHVIVLYLLSVILFSLIGYMVTPLIVRVLGFIGLYLEKSMEGISWRDISVAIFGLVAGLFVANLAALPFTNLPGVGSYIAITLNIFLGYLGVRLFLSHKDEIASMWTSIGGLKNRFGKPKKEKYFHEELLETGQEGPSPKILDTSVIIDGRILDIAATGFVEGVFILPKFVLNELQSIADSTDPLRRTKGRRGLDVIKELQRVRNVSVHIVGKSVNDLGVDSVDAGIVALAKDMGAKIVTTDYNLNKIAQIQGVEVLNVNELANALKPILLPGENVIVDLIREGKEPKQGVGYLDDGTMLVVEDGERYIGSRVEVTITSMLQTPAGRMAFGRVKREVKP, from the coding sequence ATGGCAAAAAAGGTCAGGAAGGTCTTAGTGGTTTTTGCTCGTAGTTTGTTTGTTTTCATAGGAGCGATTACGGGTTATGAAATTGCATTTGTTTTGATCAGTAATAAGATGTGGCCATGGGAAAATGTTCCTCATGTAATTGTGTTGTACTTGCTCTCGGTGATTTTGTTCAGCCTGATCGGTTATATGGTGACTCCTCTTATTGTTAGGGTTCTCGGCTTTATAGGTTTATATCTTGAAAAAAGCATGGAGGGTATAAGCTGGAGAGATATTTCTGTAGCCATTTTTGGTCTTGTCGCTGGGTTGTTTGTTGCAAATTTAGCGGCGTTGCCTTTTACCAATCTCCCTGGTGTGGGAAGTTATATAGCCATAACATTGAATATTTTTTTGGGATACCTTGGGGTGAGGCTTTTTTTGAGCCACAAAGATGAAATTGCCAGCATGTGGACATCTATAGGGGGATTGAAAAATCGTTTCGGAAAACCCAAAAAGGAAAAATACTTTCATGAGGAATTGCTGGAAACGGGCCAGGAAGGACCGAGTCCTAAAATCCTTGATACCAGTGTTATTATAGACGGGAGAATATTGGACATCGCGGCTACTGGTTTCGTGGAGGGAGTGTTTATCCTTCCCAAATTTGTCCTTAATGAGCTTCAGTCCATAGCCGATTCGACAGATCCCTTGAGACGAACAAAAGGAAGACGAGGCCTCGATGTAATCAAGGAACTGCAGAGGGTGCGGAATGTATCGGTACACATAGTTGGTAAATCTGTAAACGACCTAGGGGTTGACTCTGTAGATGCTGGAATAGTTGCCCTTGCTAAGGATATGGGAGCAAAAATAGTTACCACAGATTACAACCTCAATAAGATAGCTCAAATACAAGGCGTTGAGGTTCTTAACGTGAACGAGCTTGCCAATGCCCTAAAGCCCATCTTGCTTCCTGGCGAGAACGTCATAGTGGATTTGATAAGAGAGGGCAAGGAACCTAAGCAGGGAGTTGGATACCTCGATGATGGGACCATGCTGGTGGTTGAGGATGGGGAAAGGTACATAGGAAGCAGAGTAGAGGTCACCATTACTTCCATGCTTCAAACACCAGCGGGCAGAATGGCCTTTGGTAGAGTAAAAAGAGAGGTAAAACCTTGA